Proteins co-encoded in one Rhodococcus sp. PAMC28707 genomic window:
- a CDS encoding oxidoreductase, whose amino-acid sequence MTDPLAPLLELPGVIDAAERARDALGAVHRHKTNRRGWPATAAEAAVRAARSSSALEGGSMEFPREGEDGDPILAGALRVGAALDGDALSIMLSTWKSAPLQALARLHLLAAADLVEDQSALGRPRSDDGIGERLDFLAQLVTGGSSAPAPVIAAIVHGELLTLKPFESADGVVARAASRLVAASSGLDPHNLGVPEVSWLRRSQAYRDGAAGFASGTATGVGSWVILCCGALEAGAMEATSIAEAAGSDK is encoded by the coding sequence GTGACGGACCCTCTCGCCCCGCTGCTCGAACTCCCCGGTGTCATCGACGCCGCCGAACGAGCCCGCGACGCACTCGGAGCAGTACATCGGCACAAGACCAACCGTCGGGGCTGGCCTGCCACGGCGGCCGAAGCCGCAGTACGTGCAGCTCGATCGTCGTCCGCCCTCGAAGGTGGATCGATGGAATTCCCGCGCGAAGGTGAAGACGGCGACCCGATTCTGGCCGGTGCTTTGCGGGTGGGTGCGGCGCTCGACGGGGATGCGCTGTCCATCATGCTCTCGACGTGGAAGAGCGCGCCGCTTCAGGCGCTCGCTCGACTTCACCTACTGGCCGCAGCAGACCTGGTCGAGGACCAGTCCGCACTCGGACGGCCACGTTCGGACGACGGAATCGGTGAGCGCCTGGACTTCCTGGCCCAACTGGTCACCGGCGGATCCTCCGCGCCGGCCCCGGTCATCGCGGCGATCGTGCACGGTGAGCTGTTGACGTTGAAGCCGTTCGAGTCGGCCGATGGTGTTGTCGCCCGGGCAGCTTCTCGGCTCGTGGCGGCGTCTTCGGGTTTGGACCCACACAATCTCGGCGTACCCGAAGTGAGTTGGCTGCGCCGATCGCAGGCCTACCGAGACGGAGCGGCAGGGTTCGCTTCCGGTACTGCCACCGGTGTCGGCAGCTGGGTCATTCTCTGCTGCGGTGCACTCGAGGCCGGGGCGATGGAAGCGACGTCGATCGCTGAGGCTGCAGGCTCCGACAAGTAA